The segment CGCATCGCAGAACGTGGTCCTGCAGCCGGGCGACATCGTCTTCATTCCCGATACCAAGACCCCGAGTGGAGGACGCATCGGTGAAGTCGCTAATGCGGTGGCAAACGCCCTCTTTGTGCTCGACCGGTTCGGCATCAACATCCTGGGTCGCCGCTAAGCACGGACGATCCTCGGCCAACAAGAAAGCCCCTCTGGTTTCCAACGGAGGGGCTTTCTTCTGAGGTACGCGTTGAGCTTACTTCTTGAGGGCTTCGGCTGGCTTGGTCTGCTCCCAAGTGAATGCCGGGTTGCCAAAGTGACCGTTCTTAGCCGTCGGCAGGTAGCGCTGCTTGAGCAGGTCCAGGTGCTTGGCGATGCCGCGCGGGGACAGGTCGAAGACGTCGCGCACGCGCTTGACGATCTCGTCATTGTCCACATGGTGGGTGCCATACGTCTCAATCGCGACGGAGACTGGCTGCTCGACGCCGATGGCATAGGCAAGCGCGACCTGAACCTTGTCGGCCAGCCCTGACGCGACGACGCACTTGGCCACGTGGCGGGCCATGTAGGCCGCAGATCGGTCCACCTTGGTGGGATCCTTGCCACTGAACGCGCCGCCGCCGTGCGGGCACATGCCGCCATAGGTGTCCACGATGATCTTGCGACCGGTCACGCCGGTGTCGCCCTGAGGTCCACCTACAATGAACTGCCCGGTGGGGTTGATGTGCATCGTAATGTCGTTGCCCACGTACTCCGAGTACTCGTTCAGTACCGGCTGAATGATGTACTCGTGAACGATCTGGCGAACCGCTTCTTGGGTGTGCTGCGGGCCGTGCTGCTGCGAAAGGACGACCGTCTCGATCGCCTTGGGCTTGCCGCTCTCGTACAGCACCGAAACTTGGCTCTTGACGTCCGGTCGCAGGCCCAGAGAGGCGTGCTTGCGTCGCGCTTCGCTTGCGCGTCGGGTCAAAGCATGCGCGATGGAGATGGGCAGCGGCATCAGCTCGGGAGTCTCGCGCGTCGCCATGCCAAACATCATTCCCTGGTCACCTGCGCCGCCTCGGTCTACGCCCATGGCGATGTCTCGCGACTGCTCCTGGATGGCGACCATGACGCCACAAGTGTTTCCATCGAAACCGAGGTCGGTATCCGTGTAGCCGACGTCGTTAATCGTCTTGCGGACAATGTTCGCGATATCCACGTAGCCAGCGGTGGAGACTTCGCCTGCGACGATCGCAAGACCGCGAGTCAAGAGCGTCTCAATCGCGACCCGCGAGCCGGGGTCCTGGGCGAGAAATTCATCGAGGAGTGCGTCGGAAATCTGGTCCGCAACTTTGTCCGGGTGCCCGTCGCTCACACTCTCGGACGTAAAGATCAAACGTTCGCTCATTACCCCGTTAGGATACCTGAGCGCCCCCCTCCGCCCGGCCCGGCGGGTCCGCTATACTGGCCCCATGGCGGAGCAATTGTGGGCCCCATGGAGGCTGGAGTACATCGAACGGGCGAGTACCGAAGGGAGCAATGGCGGCTGCATCTTCGTCGATCTGCCCGCCGAGCAGAACGACCGCG is part of the Chthonomonas sp. genome and harbors:
- a CDS encoding methionine adenosyltransferase: MSERLIFTSESVSDGHPDKVADQISDALLDEFLAQDPGSRVAIETLLTRGLAIVAGEVSTAGYVDIANIVRKTINDVGYTDTDLGFDGNTCGVMVAIQEQSRDIAMGVDRGGAGDQGMMFGMATRETPELMPLPISIAHALTRRASEARRKHASLGLRPDVKSQVSVLYESGKPKAIETVVLSQQHGPQHTQEAVRQIVHEYIIQPVLNEYSEYVGNDITMHINPTGQFIVGGPQGDTGVTGRKIIVDTYGGMCPHGGGAFSGKDPTKVDRSAAYMARHVAKCVVASGLADKVQVALAYAIGVEQPVSVAIETYGTHHVDNDEIVKRVRDVFDLSPRGIAKHLDLLKQRYLPTAKNGHFGNPAFTWEQTKPAEALKK